A genome region from Eurosta solidaginis isolate ZX-2024a chromosome 2, ASM4086904v1, whole genome shotgun sequence includes the following:
- the insv gene encoding protein insensitive encodes MRCVFGIKMDPNAMHIQSNRQITNASYNQDQPNVIPSSTRTIIQSAKSNELKYFYERPMMLNTWTQTSDTDLGISDEYLQSIINEHREKEKALLEKIRVLETDLHVKSELISQMQSTYEPKCNDNTPKPSKLQRRSRQSSTKLTKALLQNHNQYTSATIQTYNTPSSTSSKDNTSTETNEQQQQPTQYLVGQEINIETSPMYQSHVSKSQNTLSFINNLRDTQEDNLNYTIISDVGGNADDEPIEIEIATEENTQNLNRSVDSERLEICLAEEQPYLLNTMPAISPNVAKRFKICTENRKHTPKPLEPMKTIKTELKPLQPLSTNHSTNESLLKQPVTVNKFVDKPKTVAIGPNNTRIPTEIFDAIDWEDPSAATRTLLLALFDRQTLATHSMTGRPSPAFKYTNKPIKEGLNQLTIKDIIFAVSHRCQVPDKVVRNFITTKCADETKMMKLAQAKLEQDKENVAKAGDNAKYT; translated from the exons ATGAGGTGTGTATTTGGAATAAAAATGGATCCCAACGCAATG CACATACAATCAAATCGGCAGATAACAAATGCAAGCTATAATCAAGATCAACCGAATGTTATTCCTTCGTCAACCCGAACTATTATACAATCAGCTAAATCTAATGAACTTAAGTATTTCTATGAACGGCCAATGATGTTAAATACATGGACGCAGACATCAGATACAGATCTAGGTATTAGCGATGAATATCTGCAAAGTATTATAAATGAACacagagaaaaagagaaagcGCTGTTAGAAAAGATACGAGTTCTTGAAACAGATTTGCATGTCAAATCCGAGCTTATTTCTCAAATGCAATCTACTTATGAACCCAAATGTAACGACAACACACCAAAGCCATCAAAACTGCAACGCCGGTCGCGGCAATCTTCAACAAAATTAACAAAAGCTTTATTACAAAATCACAACCAGTACACATCTGCAACAATACAAACGTATAACACTCCGTCCAGTACAAGTAGCAAAGATAATACAAGCACTGAAACAAatgaacaacagcaacaacccaCTCAATATTTAGTAGGTCAAGAAATAAATATAGAAACGAGTCCAATGTATCAAAGTCATGTTTCTAAATCACAGAACACGCtttcttttataaataatttaCGAGATActcaagaagataatttaaattatACGATAATTTCCGATGTCGGTGGTAATGCCGATGATGAACCTATAGAAATAGAAATTGCAACAGAAGAAAATACACAAAACCTCAATCGATCGGTAGATTCTGAACGTTTGGAAATATGCTTAGCAGAGGAACAGCCATACTTACTTAATACGATGCCCGCAATAAGCCCAAATGTTGCGAAACGGTTTAAGATATGTACAGAAAACCGTAAACATACGCCTAAGCCACTAGAGCCAATGAAAACAATCAAAACAGAACTGAAACCCCTTCAACCTTTATCAACAAATCATAGCACTAACGAAAGTTTACTCAAACAACCTGTTACTGTCAATAAATTTGTTGATAAACCGAAAACAGTAGCGATTGGACCCAATAATACACGTATACCTACTGAGATTTTTGATGCAATCGACTGGGAAGATCCGTCAGCTGCAACGCGCACATTATTGCTGGCTCTATTCGATCGCCAAACTTTAGCCACACACTCGATGACAGGAAGGCCATCGCCAGCTTTTAAATACACCAACAAACCTATTAAAGAAGGGCTTAATCAATTGACAATAAAAGATATCATATTTGCTGTGTCTCATAGATGCCAAGTACCTGATAAAGTGGTGCGGAATTTTATCACCACAAAATGCGCAGACGAGACAAAAATGATGAAATTAGCTCAAGCTAAATTGGAGCAAGACAAAGAAAATGTTGCAAAAGCAGGCGATAATGCAAAGTATACTTAA